ggtgggtgtgtatgtatgtatgtatggatggatggatggatggatggatggatgggtgtgtgtgtgtatgtgtatgtatgtatgggtgtgtgtatgtatgtatgtaagtatgtatgtatgcatgtgtgtgtatgtatgtatgtaagtatgtatgtatgcatgtatgtgtgtatgtataaatattttttttaacagcatgacttgaagcagataaagctatgaGTAGCAACTTGTAAAATGTTGCGTTAAAAAATCTCTTGGATGGGAAAAATGAACCCACATCTTCCGTGAACATGACAGACGTTCTACCATTATACCAAAACAACCCGACGCATTGGATTTCCTCCATTCGCTTTGATCTTACCAGTTAGAATTGTTTAGAAGTgtttacatcataagaatttagaaacttcgagagaatatgaaataatttttcttaacaGTGGGACTCGAAGCAGATAATAGAATATAGCTCTACTTCGAGTTCCAACTCGAAAAacgatttatttcatatttcttgaaGATTCTAAGTTCTTATGacgtaaataatgtgtgtgtgtgtgtgtgtgggggggggggggtgtgcatacaagcatatatacatacacacacatatattaatgtttgtttatatatgaatttataacaAGCGATTTAACATTAAACCGAAAAATCATTCAACACTTTTTGGTAgagtataaataattttttttactgagaAGCGATTGATAGTGACTTCGGAGTCTCGGCTTATCAGCCGTCATCACACAGTTCGTGTCATGCTCAACCTATTGTTTGTATAGCACGCGTGggcgctacacacacacacacacacacggatatatatattcttcatatagGGTTAAGAATATAATCcctttaatgattttatcaagtggaCAGCCTGAAATAAAAACTTTATAGGTAACattttatactaaatatataattatattaaaaggtGCGGGCTGACCACACCGACACGCTATAAATAGATGCCAAATGGCTCTAaaaaccacttatatatatatacttatttatgctGATCTGACATAAGCAACCACTCACGCAAACAcaaccatagacacacacacatacatacacacacacactttatctttCTCAGAACATACACAAAAGATAAGTTTCGCGTGTTTATACCGTTTCATAGAAATGCTAGATCCAGTAATCTACGCCAAATACTGCCACCAACAGCTGCGCCTAAACAATCGATCCATTATTCATCGAGAGATTTCCAAAGTCTCTACTGTGTGGTCACCTTAACAAGCTGTTATTCTCATTGTGCTAGAAAGAGTTTCACAACCAGTTTTAAATATACGTGCAATGGAtgcttttttgtatttctttcccaGATCTTTGTGTCTAGTTTGAAAACAGTTGAAACATTGTCCCTTCCGAGTCCTCTAAATGTTTTGTATATTGCTGACTGTTCGATAGTCAGAAAGTCTCCGACATCACCgtaaagaaacaaaatgtaaTCAGAATTTCCAGAAAGACAATCACACAACTGACATAGAAAAGGTAGTAATCCAAAATATCGCAAAGTTGGCGCCTGATCTCAAGACTATCGGTGATTCTGGGTTTGTCATTGATGTTAGATTCATGGACTCCGGCTACGATTTCCGGAACGTCAGATTTCCCCGTGTTTTTAAGCAGGGGTAAAAATAAACTGCGGGTCATGTTAACAAATGAAACCAAAGTTGCTCGCTTGTTTTTCTCGTTGTTGGAAGAGTGAATTCGCTGCAAGAAGCCACCCAAACCGAATGGGAAAGTAAACGGGTTTCTGTGGCAGTGTCTGACCCGAGTGATGAAACAGGAGAGCATGAAAGTCAGAATGCATTGGATTACATAAAGAATGACAAAGACGGCCAGAATTGAAACCTGGCCGGCGCTGTGCGGTAGTATGCTGCTGAAACTGTTCATGAAAACAgcgaaagaaagaataagaacatTGGAGAAGGATATTTTTTCGCCAGAGTCAACTGGTATCAAAAAGACGAGTGTTGTACAGAAATACATGAGAAGCAATGGCGATATAACAACGAGCATGTAATAAAGATAATTACGTTGGATagtgaaaaagaaatagattttaCTGGCGCAAACGTCGCTGGAGACTTTTTCGTTCATTTTCGCTTCAACCTTCAGCAGACGCCAACCATCATGAATGCTAAAGTGAGACATATTGTATGCGTTATCAGGGTGTACGTTGATGCACACTCTGTTTTCTATGTCGGCCAGAGTGGAGAAGACTATTTCACAGACTTGTGTATCGAACGGAAAGTGAGATACTTTGATGCGACAATGAGTCGTGTAGACGTCCGTACTTTTCATGTAGGTATTTCCGGTATAGTCGATTCGTAACAGCTGTGATACCATTGTGAAAGCATTAACGGCGTTGATGACCATCAGTGGCGGCGTCCAGATGGAAGTAGATTTCAGAACAAGATGTTTAATTCCTTCGTGTTTTGAAGGATCCCACGTCAAAATTTCGTCTGTCCACTGCTGGAAAATCGAACCTTTTAAAGAGAAGATTTCATTTTTCTCGTCTATACTGACGATATAGTCGAGATAAAAAGTCACAAACAATTGAATATGATCAGTTGAATTATAGATGGGTCTGATCTCACTGTCGTAATCCTTCATTAGTTCTTTTTTTAATCGGATCTCTGGGGACAATTTGCTTCCTGAACAGAGAGTAGACTGTATCGACAATGTTAATGCCAGCAATAGAAATGATAATGTTGGTGACGGCGGAAACAGCGACGTTCGGTCGGCCATATTGATAGGAAGAGACTCAGTTGGAAAGGAATGGTgtaagaatgaaaatatattgaaagaaacgAAGAGATGAAGATAGACGAGCGACAGGATGCTGGAGAAGTTTGGAAAGTGAGACACATcgataaatagcaataaatatataacagcttCCTGCAGGAGCTTCTTTTTGATtggataagaaagaaaagaaagaaagaaagaaagaaagaaagaaagaaagaagaaagaagaaagaaagaaagaaagaaaagaaggaagaaaacaagcaagaaaaaaagaaagaaagaaaggaaagaaggaagaaaacaagcaagaaaaaaagaaagaaagaaaggaagaaagaaagaaagcgtagataagtaaacaaaaaattttaaaaaagcaagtatatgaaataattatctaaagattaaaaaatctcgtgatggtggtgtgggggcggccgatagagaaagaaagataaagagattgagagagggaaggaggagaaagaaagacacgGGTAGGTAAGTGGGgtggtagagagacagacagacagatagaatcgGGTGGCTATTGATGGAGAAGAAAGAAGTGTATTTCTATTGATTCGTTAAGTTTTCTTGTACGGCGGACAATAATGGCGTTTTGTGAATAATGGCGTTTGTTGTTTTGTGTTGAGACAGTAAGTTGTAGCTTCTGTCGCTGCTCTTTAGATCTGTTTTAATCAACTTAATGCAAACACTTGACCGGAAAAACACGAAGAGACAAATTGTCGTAAatgcggcggcggtggcggtggcggccgCAACACGGCGCCACTGGATGGCGGGGGGGTTACACGTGACGTGATTATGAGGAACATTGCTGTCATCGTCTTTCTCTTTCTAATCAtccccaccatcgtcatcatcgtcatcatcttcaatgtcgtcgtcgtcgtctcaaCATCATCGACATTGTCATAAAGGCATATTGGAAATGAAACACGAGAGTAGAAATGGGAAATTATGGCGTTCATGCCTTTCCACTCGGCATTAATGACAGAAGTGAACTGACATCACTGACAATGTGAactgacaatgtgtgtgtgtgtgtgtgtgtgtgtgtgaatgtagatgggtggatggattgaAGACAATCCAGGAAAGtcaatgaggtcaattgcaaataaatttcgtgtatcagaaaaaaaaacaatcagaaatgttgtgcTTGAAGACATCAGATTCTATAAATCTTAGGTTGTGAGGAGAGGTCAATCCATggcagaagaaaacaaaagaaaaccgtTTAATCAGATCCAAAAGACTTTTGAACAAACTTAAAAATCCATCAAAAGATGgtgtgatttggtttttctcagatgagaaaaacttTGAACAAGACCAGAAAACTAACAGAGGAAATAACAGATagctatgtgcagacccttctgagaTTCCAAGAGTAATGCACACAAAACTTTTTGCAAGTGTCGTGGGTTTGGGTGTTGTTAGCAATGAAGGACGTGTGATGCCTCCTCACTTTTTTTCCACAAAGCCTTAGGATGAATTGCTGCGTATATTGAAGTTCTGGATAAAGTTGTTAAGCCTTGGATCAACAATGCATTCAATGGGAGGCCTTATATCTTTCAACCAGATTCTGCATCGTCACACAAGGCTCAAACGACACAAGAACAGATGGCCGACAATTTGCAAGATCACATCACCCacaacatttggcctcctaattcctccAGATCTCAATTCACTGGACTATTATGTATGAAGCATCGTTAAGAAAAACGTCAATGAACACCCCCAtagcaccaaagattctttgaaagccgcCATAGTTCGAGTCATGTCTGATATGAACCACTTAATCCGAGCTTATAAACGATTTCGACCCCGCGACGAGGCAGTTATTGATGCTTATCgtggttttattgaatgaaataatcAACTTGATAATTTATGCTATATCAGTTTTTTCTGTTATTAAGgtttatttttaatcaaaaatatgtcctcaaataccgtcCATAccctgtgtataatatgtatatttgcgtgcgtgtgtgagaatgtatatatggatgcatgcttgtatgtatgtatgtatgtatctatgtatgtatgtatgtctggtaCGACTTTAAACTACATCCAGTTGTGGCAACCTGGTTCGAGGGTTCCCCTGTTTTGAGGAGCATCAAATCACTTCATAGCCACTATTTTTTCCCAAGAGAAATGGCACAGTTCTAAACCAAGTTCCAACAGTGAACAATGCCAtcgttgccccccccccccatcacctaTCTTGGAACTATCCCTGTTAGGAGTGACGAAAGCCATACGGTTGCAGACATCCCGGGAGATACCAGGGTCTGAAACGGGGAAGGAGAAGCAGCGTTCAGACCCAGGCCGAAGGCCATGAGGCCcgctggtatacacacacacacacacacacacacacacacacacacacacacacacacacacacacatacatacatacatacatacatacatacatacatacatacatacatacatatacatacatatatacatatatatatatatatatatatatatatatatatatatatatatatatatatatatatatattatatatatatataaaaggcgagctggcagagacgttagcacgccgggcaaagtgcttcgcggtatttcgcccgtcgctatgttttgagttcaaattccgccgaggtcgactttgcctttcatcctttcggggtcgataaatgaagtaccagttacgcactggggtcgatgtaatcgacttaatacctatgtctgtccttgtttgtcccctctgtgtttagccccttgtgggcagtaaagaaatatatatatatgacgactaTGAAGACGATGGCGGTGCAGGTGGCACTGGTGTTGCATatggcaataacaacagcaattctCTTATTAACAATGCGAGTATTGAcccaattattttctctttatgtttatttccaaatttatttaGATTAATTTTCAAACGAAACCttgttttgtttccttctctCAACACGCAAATCCGTATCtcatcacgcacacacatccggCATACACCACAACGCCAACAACGGCCAACGACAACAGCACAATACTGTAATCCACATAAGACCACCACCACAAAATACACGTTCGtgatacatcattatcatcgtaatcaatgtcgtcgtcatcatcatcattcatgtgACTCTAAAACGCAACCGTCAACAAGTCCAAGCACATTAGCGTCCAGTTTCATATTCAATGCATTCAGTTCACATTTCtcacaaataattttttataagcattatatgcatgtttgtatatgtatatatgtacgtacgtgtatgcgcatctggcagaatcgttagcacgccgggcgaaatgcgtagctgtatttcgtctgtcgttacgttccgagttcaactttgcctttcatcctttcggggtcgataaattaagtaccagttacgaactggggtcgatgtaatcggtttaatctgtttgtctgtccttgtttgtcccctctgtgtttagtaaagaaatatatatatatatatatatatatatatatatatatatatatatatatattgtgtgtgtgtgtatgtatgtatgaacatacacacatgggcagtcagtcagtcagacagacagacaaacagacagagaccaAATGGAAAAAAACAACGAAAGTTCGAATATTATTAGGGTGATGCTCAAAGAAAAAGTGTTATAGAATAAAAGTGTAACGTTTCGGACATAGTCTTTCATCGTATACTAGGGGAaagtccaagggaaagacaaggaagagaggaaggaaataagaaaggagagaagaaagcCAGTAAAAAACGTAGGTTACTTTCACGTGCTCGCCCTCTGACTAACCGAATGCTTGAAAGGTAATAGATATCTGCAGGTTGTGACAAAAACATCTGCCACACTAGTTTTATAAAGATACCGTTATCATCAGCCTAACTTCACTAGCGCCACAGCACTGGCTGTGTAAAATATGGTAAACTATTGATTTGGTGCTAGTGAAGTTACGCAGCTGGTAACAGTATCTCTATGTAGCTAATGTACGGGTGTTTTGCAGCAaactgtatgagtatatgtatgtgcgagtatgtgtttatgtatatatgtatgtttgtgtacatacatacatatctacaacaAATTAATAAGAATGAATAACAGCGGTTCAATCCGTGTCACATATGTTTCGGTAGCACAGTATTTTATTGATTATAGGAGTATTACATCACACGTCTTCACACAACTTGAACTGCCGAGGTAAAGAGATCGATCGCAATCTATTCCTGCTACCGCGGCAGTTTAGTTGCATAAAGGCATGGCAGGCATTTCAAATTATGTAATATACGCATAATCGACAAACTAGCCTGCTGCTGAAACAAATGTTGCACGCACTGAACTGGTGTCATCCATTTTTATAATCTTGTTCTCAACATTGACTGCATGCTATATGCAATTAATGTTACCACCAGGATTGGAATTCTGAAATACCAGCTATCTTTTCAGAATTGTTCCAAATGTTTTAGTGGTAAAATGGAATAATGCTAATTGATCGATAAACTAATTCATTTATTACTATTCCCTCAGATTATTCTAATAACCAATCACCTGATGGAAACCATTGAGCTAGTGACCATGATCGAGATAATCCTAACGAaccgatatgtatatgtgtgtgtgtgtatatatatatatatatatatatatatatatatatatatatatatatacgtacatacatacatgcatgcatgcattcatacatgcatacatacatacatacacacacatacatacatacatacatacatacatacatacatacatacatacatacatacatatcgtattTTTTGTCCTGTCTTTCTGAAAAGTTTCAAATACGTATTGCATTGCTTCTGTTTACTTCTCGTTACGAttcctttttctttcaatgaaaaatttgtttcaacaatgGCAGCCCcaaagattaaatatttttaatgaatgtGTAAAGTGCAATGAAGGCGAAATCACGTGGTTAAGAAGTTCCGGTTCTTCTAAGGCGGGTTTCTAGGCTGGGTTCCAGAGATACCGGGGCAAACAATGGGACAGACTATAGGGAATTTGTGATAAAGCAAACGGAGTGAATACGTGATACGAGACGGATAAATATCAAGGGATGCTGTTTGTAGGGGCGATGCTGCAATGGGAGTTAAGCAGCGAATTTCGGAAGGCTCTGAAGGACACCAAACTCAACACTAAGGCCGTTGGAAAACCAGAGAGGTCCATTAGATCTCAATTATGTAAGACGTACCCTTTTGACAAAACCACATGTACTGATAGGGACTGTGTAGGATGTACCTTTAAACCCAGTATTAATTGTTAGACCAGAACTGTGGGGTACAGCATAAAGCGCATGGAGCGGGGGGCTGTAAGAACAGGAATGCAACATACTTTTGGGGAGACGTCTGGGAGCCTAGCGGAGAGACTAAATGGACGTTGTCGGAAATATAATGACAAGAAACCGTCGTCTATATTCTGTCAGCATTTTAGAGATCGACATGGCGGCATGCTGAGCCGAATTAACATCGACATTATGTCTAAACATTCATGAGAGATATCAGAGAGATAAATATGTGAAATGGTTCTTAGAAATGAGACATTACCGatatttaatagaaaatatacaGAGGAGGTAACAGAAGCTGAAGGCTGCTGCTACCACCCACGCAACACGGATGCGTCCGTGTGAGTAGGTAGGATGTATGTGATGGCATTGGCAAGTATAAAAGGGTTAGGGTTCGAACGACAGCGGAATGCATGTAACCTATGCAAAgaaatgcatgtaaatatgtacaatTCCAACAGCTATGAAGAATTCATTTGTGTATCTCTcgatgtgtttgtccccctagcattgcttgacaaccgatgctggtgtgtttatgtccccgtcacttagcgattcggcaaaagagaccgatagaataagtactgggcttacaaagaataagtcccggggtcgagttgctcgattaaaggcggtgctccagcatggccgcagtcaaatgactgaaaccaaaaaaaagagagaaatatatatatgtatatacacatatatacattatatatacatacatatatacatacatatatacatacatatatatatatgtagaaatatatatacacacacacattattaacaTCCCTTAAagtaataatgtattttaaaaagttaaaaaattatatactttatttattttatttatttttattttatctagtttcagctcacgagctgtggccatgctggggcaccgccatttggtgttgctacatgattttacttcccgaatgctttttagcaactgccatttggtgcatgagagagttcgacgcagctgccctcatctgcacctcctgccgtgaagttggttcatccgggacaccggACACCggacaccatgcaggtccctcaggttcttcgggaggatattgaagagctgtgggcctctgaagcccaggctatcacagtatcttgtcctacatcttgatggcaaatttggagtccttggcaccacgcagtggcgcccagttctggcatttgtgtaactctcgatgccaaagtttgggacaagtccttccaggat
Above is a window of Octopus sinensis linkage group LG25, ASM634580v1, whole genome shotgun sequence DNA encoding:
- the LOC115224537 gene encoding acetylcholine receptor subunit alpha-like — its product is MADRTSLFPPSPTLSFLLLALTLSIQSTLCSGSKLSPEIRLKKELMKDYDSEIRPIYNSTDHIQLFVTFYLDYIVSIDEKNEIFSLKGSIFQQWTDEILTWDPSKHEGIKHLVLKSTSIWTPPLMVINAVNAFTMVSQLLRIDYTGNTYMKSTDVYTTHCRIKVSHFPFDTQVCEIVFSTLADIENRVCINVHPDNAYNMSHFSIHDGWRLLKVEAKMNEKVSSDVCASKIYFFFTIQRNYLYYMLVVISPLLLMYFCTTLVFLIPVDSGEKISFSNVLILSFAVFMNSFSSILPHSAGQVSILAVFVILYVIQCILTFMLSCFITRVRHCHRNPFTFPFGLGGFLQRIHSSNNEKNKRATLVSFVNMTRSLFLPLLKNTGKSDVPEIVAGVHESNINDKPRITDSLEIRRQLCDILDYYLFYVSCVIVFLEILITFCFFTVMSETF